DNA from candidate division KSB1 bacterium:
TTATCCGAGCTTAATTTAAGCGAATCTTTTAAGTCACCGGCCACGAACGAACAATTTTCTACGCCGTTCAATTGGCAATTAAACTTAGCGTCTTTTACTGCGCTTCGTATAAGTTCAAAGCCAACCACTTCTTTAACTTTGTTTGCAATATAAAGGGAAATCGTGGCAGCACCGCAGTAAAGATCAAATACAGTCTCGTCGCTTCTAAAATCAGCAAACTCAACCACTTTCTCATATAAAATTTCAGCGCCTTTTGTGTTGGTTTGGAAAAACGAATTGGCAGATATTTGAAAAGTACGATCGCCGATTTTCTCCTGAATGCATCCCGGGCCAAATAAGATCCGTTCTTCATCGCCGAAAGCGATTTGAGCTTTTTTACGATTGATATTTTGAATGACGGTCGTGGTGTCTTCAAATTTTTCAATGAGTTTTGCCGCCAATTTCTCGACCACATTATCATGCTTCGGGTTCTCAGCAGTAACAAGATTAATTAATCTCTCACCGGTATTTTTTCCCTCCCGAATGACCAGATGCCGCCAGAAACCGGTGTGATCTTTTGTGCTGTACGCCGGGATTTCAGTTTGCAAAACAAACTCGCGGACAAAATTTAATATTTCAACACTCTCAGGAGACTGCAAAAAACAGGTATCGAGATCCAGGATTTTATCAAACCGGCCGCGAATGTGTAAACCCAGCGCAAAATCCTTCGGTTTGGAAACCACCTCTGCATCGACTTCACTTTTAGTAACCCAGCGTTTTCGCCCAAACGAATACTCCATTTTATTGCGGTAGTAAAATTGCTCCGGGGAAGCCAGTGTCTCCAAAACCGGCGGATTTTCAAACCCGCCAAGGCG
Protein-coding regions in this window:
- the rlmD gene encoding 23S rRNA (uracil(1939)-C(5))-methyltransferase RlmD translates to MEDNIKKGQEIELDIETLAFGGRGIAKANGFVVFVENAIPGQRVKARVYRKRKGFAEARALEVLQSSPEEVEARCPHFGECGGCRSQNLDYKAQLKYKHQQVVEILERLGGFENPPVLETLASPEQFYYRNKMEYSFGRKRWVTKSEVDAEVVSKPKDFALGLHIRGRFDKILDLDTCFLQSPESVEILNFVREFVLQTEIPAYSTKDHTGFWRHLVIREGKNTGERLINLVTAENPKHDNVVEKLAAKLIEKFEDTTTVIQNINRKKAQIAFGDEERILFGPGCIQEKIGDRTFQISANSFFQTNTKGAEILYEKVVEFADFRSDETVFDLYCGAATISLYIANKVKEVVGFELIRSAVKDAKFNCQLNGVENCSFVAGDLKDSLKLSSDNSDKLGQPSTVIIDPPRAGMHENVVHAVLKLQPEKIVYVSCNAATFARDAKALCLTEYELMKVQPVDMFPMTPHIELVSLLKRVEN